The Amphiprion ocellaris isolate individual 3 ecotype Okinawa chromosome 12, ASM2253959v1, whole genome shotgun sequence region catttatgtatttgtatacatacactactgttcaaaagtttggggtcatcaaggcaatttcatgttttccatgaaaactcacacttttattcatgtgctaacgtaattgcacaaggcttttctaatcatcaattagcctttcaacaccattagctaacacaatgtagtgttagaacacaggagtgatggttgctgtaTGGtgtcctctgtactcctatgtagatataccgttaaaaatcatccgtttccagctagaatagtcatttactacatttacaatgtctagactgtatttctgattaatttaataatcttcattgaagaaaactgcttttctttcaaaaataaagacatgtttaagtggccccaaacttttgaatcaagtcaagtcaagtcaaagtactttattaatcccgagggaaattacagcagtctgttgctcacatccacacagacacagaacaagGATAAAAGATAGagtacacattaaaaaaaaagtgcaataaataaataaataattaaaacaacactgaaatgtgCAAGTTATCAGACACAGCAAAACAATGCTCAGGACATCTCCAGCactcctctcctgctccttcCTGAAATGGCTGCATTATACAGCCTGATGGCACGTGGGACAAAAGAGTTCTTCAGTCTCTCAGTGGAGCACCTCAGTGACAGGAGTCTGGAGCTCATGGTGCTCCTCTGATGGGAGAAGACTGAATTCAGGGGGTggctctgattggacaggatGGCCCTGATTTTAGAGAGTGtcctctgctccaccaccttctccacagagtccagactcaGTCCAACCACAGAGCAAGCTTTACGCACCAGCCTGTTCAGCCTCTGGATGTCCTTCCTCTTAGCGCTGCCCCCCCAGCACACAACAGCATAAAAAAGGACACTGGACACAATGGATTGATAGAACATGTACAGTAACTTAGAACAGACCCTGAATGAAGCCAGCCTTCTAAGAAAGTACATTCTGCTCTGCTCCTTCTTGTACACAGAGTCCATGTTTGCTGACCAGCTCAGTTTGTTGTCCAGCTGCAGCCCCAAGTACCTGTAGGTGGAAACCATCTCAACAGCAGATCCATTAATTCCGATGGGCTGCAGAGAGGAGGGTGCCCGGCGAAAGTCCAGCACCACCTCCTTTGTTTTAGCggtgttcagctgaaggttGTTCCGCTGACACCACCCCACAAAGTCTTTCACCAGGTCCCTATATTCAACCTCTTCTCCTCCCCGGATACATGCAATTGCAGTGTCGTCAGAGAACTTCTGCATATGGCATGTATCTGAGTTGTACCAAAAGTCTGAAGTATAGAGGGCGAAGAGGAAGGGCGACAGCACCGTACCCTGAGGTGCTCCAATGCTGCAGGTCAGTGTTGAGGACCTGCCACCCCCGACTCGAACAAACTGTGGCCTGTTGGTCAAGTTGTCCGTAATCCAGTTAATGAGGTAGGAGTCCACAGCCATGATGTTAAGTTTCTCCTGGAGAAGGCTGGGATGAATCGTATtaaaagcactggagaagtcgaatggtagtgtatgtaactCACAACAGTCtaatttctgttatatttgCTGTATCTTTATATTGAGTTTGCATTTAATGTTGAGCAACAgactcatttttatttgttaaaaaatcaTACGATTCATGAACGGAGCAAAGAACTGTGGGAAAAACTCAGTCCAAAACACTCAGGTGTTTTACCACTACAAAATAACTCGACCGAGTGTGACCAGTAGCATATGTTAGCTAATATTAGCAAACTTGATATGCTGCAAGTCTTTCTGTGTTGCTCTGTTCTTGTATTTTGACTCACATATTGTTTCTTGTTGTTATTTCTGGCCAAAGTAAACTCAGTTAAAAATCTACAGCCCACTGTACAATtccaattttttatttcttttttttaatgacgtTTTCATATAACCTGACACCACCTCAGATTTTTGATGAAGAAGACAATCTTTGGATCTACTTTTGCCATTAACTAGCTTACTGCTTTGTATTTCTATGGAATTAGTCAAGATGACAACATACAATTACCATCACCATGACTGCTGCTGATCAGCTGATCTCAGAGCTGTGCAAGAGAACTAATGCAATCAGATCTGCTAAGTGAATATTGGTCATTGGACTGCTGTAGAGaaaagtctaatttttttcctctccgTCAGACTTTTTTCCTCTACATTTTATTAGAATACAACTGTTCAAATATTTGGTCAAATGCCTAGCAAAGACAGTTCCGTAATATCAATCAtcaatttgattattttctttatttcccttgcattgttaaattacagataatatctagtaaaatcagagGAATAAAGGTATTTACTTACACAATTACTCTTAAAAGAACAGTCAGACCTGtatataatgtccacatcaattTTGTACACACAGTAATGCCTTCTTTTACTATGtaattgtaaaattacaatattataCTTTAGTTAAATCTGCTTAGATGTtaaaatatttgcagttatgttcacagtttttctgtttttctttaaacatatTTGTTTCTGGCACCCTTGTTACCAGATTTCCCCAGGTTTTATTTACAAAGAGGACGGAGAGGAATGAATGAAGTCAGTAATTTACATTATTAAAACAGTGCAGAAGCTTCTGCTTGCGTTACTGTTATACTGCATTTGAGCAATTACAATTATCCTGTAATTACTCGGACACATGAGATTACTGTTCAGATGAAGTTGCAGACGCTCCCTTCAAGTATACACTTGATTATTTAGTGGCCATCAATTGCAGTTTACAAATTGTGTGTAATATTAtgcattgcttttttttgtcttttctgcaaACTTAGTGAAACACAGCAGCTTTGTAAATACCTGTAAATGTTGGGGAGCTTCCAGGACACAGCAGAGCGTCTGAGTCCCAGCCCCCTCTGCTGGGTGTCGGGTATCGTAGAGGAAGCGTCTGTCTCTCTGGAGATCTCAGCTTCTGTTTCAGTGTTGTCATGGTTTGTAACCTCAGACACGTGAAGACTCCTGTTGTCTGTCAGGTTTGATGCGAGAGTTGGACACGTCTGTCTGTTTACGACTGACACGTTTGTCCTTGAATCTGGACCGAGTATCAGGTGAAGGCTCTGATCAGTGTGGGTTTTTGGAGTGTTAATCATCCTTCCCCTGGCTGCGTATATGTCGTCCAAGTCAACGGGTGGAAGGCGTCTTTGGTAGTTGGCTACAAAAGCATGTTGCCTGGGCtttctctggttcattttttcaGACTGCCGAAGAGGCTTTAGCAGAGGGAGTGTCAGAGTTTGTTGGGCCTTGCCATCTCTGCTTTTCCTCTGAAATTTAGGGTTTTTTACCTGGGAAAGTGCAGGTATAGAAATATGAGAGGCATAGTTAGTGTTAACACAAGGCTGCTTGTACTTGTGTTTCTGATAAGCTCTATCTCTTAAGCCATCAACCGCTGTGTAGttcatcaaatcaatcaaatcacTGATTAGCCCTTTCTTTACTGCAATGTCAGCTTGGCAGTCCAGAGTCAGCGCAGGGCTGTAGTTGACCTCTAGCAGCCAGGGTTTAAACTTAACATCAATGAGGATGTCAAAGCCAAACAGCTCCACACAGTTTGGACAGGACGGAACAGACGGAGCGATGGTGAGGAGGGTCAGAGTGACGATGTTGTTGATCCTCTGCCACAAAAGAAGCTCATTGATATCTTGGCTGTAAAGAAAGTGTCTGAACTTACTCATGGTCCACTTGCATCCCTGCCCCACCCTCCCcttttcagttttgtaaaaGGGTCCGAACTTATTGATGCTGGTGTTAGTGAGGTGAGCGTACAAGTTATGCAGAGATGACAGGTTGTATTTCTCGGTGGCGAAACGCACCAAACCTTCTTGGTGAATGTAAACAGTCAGTGGATGAAAGCTCTTGACACACACATAGATCCTCAGATCAAATTTGTAACCTGAGATCAGCAAAGGGTTGCTGATGTACCTCTGAACGATTACAGAGCAGTCGTAGACCAAGTCCTTAATGTCCTTGAAGATGAAGATCCCTCTGCCTCTGGAGAGATCCACAGGTTTACATATCCAGTAGGTCGACGGTCCTCTCACCAGACGTAGTTTGTTGTGCTCAGCCAGGAAGCGGGTGTAGTCGTTGGGGAGGATGAAGGCAGTGGGACTGAAGTCATAGAGAGATGAGCCAGATGTGGCTTTCATTCTCCTCAGGTTGCGTGCCAAGCAGTCCTTCCAGAGAATAACAAATACTTCTTTTAGTTTCTAAATACTTTAACTGAAATCTCTTTCTAGAagatttcagcagtttttttggtttggtaTTCTTGCTTAAGGCCCTGTTTACATCTGTTAGTAACCTCTGATCTCTATCTGGATCTGTTATTTAAACAATGGTATTCAAATGCCTGCATGTTATTTTGTACATACACTGTAACTGGCCGACAGAAAATAGGCAGAAATGTGTGAACATTTAAGTTGATGGGCAGATTTTGTATTGCTGGAAGGATTGCATTTACACCTCGCTGAGATCTTATGACAATGTGAGCCAGAAAACTAAATTTCCAACACATTCTGAGCACATTTACACCTGCCAGGTAATCCATCCAATTACAGACTTTTAACCCCTTCAAGCTTAAAACCCACCAGCGGGTTATTATATAGTTAACAAGTatagattttcaaaaaattacccaaattatgtcatttatcagggaaaacagaaaagattgttagatttttaatggtgataactcattaaaaactgtttattttacaaaaattaacagtttcCACCAGATCCTGTAAGCACAAAAAATGTTGTGCTCCTTTGTGCAACTAAGAAGCCTGGAGTGAAACTCGTCCATATCTCATGTTACGATTgcaacattttctatttttaaattttctattGATCAGTGAATTATTAGCAGTGTTGAATACCGTGTAGTTGCAGATTATTCACAGCGATCCTGTCCCAAGATGAATAGAGTTTTAATGTGGCAGTTTCCCTATTGCTGACATTGCTGTCATGGCAACATTATTAACAGCTGGAGAGGGTGTTTTTGCTGCAAAGTTCACACATTCTTGTTACACAGGAGAATTTCCCGTCAGCTACTAAATCTCAGATTCAGAGTGTGTCTTGTTTTCGTCAGCACACTGCACCTGGTGTAAATATAGTCAGAAATAAATATGGACTAACTGAGCTATGTGACGTTTGTGGTGAGATGGTTTCTCAGAGTTCAGGGGCCACACTGAGACACTTTACTGTAGATAAACAGTTCCATTTCCCACAAGAGTTGAATGTATTTGAATATCTTGACAGTCAGGAACTTGAATATATGTTCCTTAAACATTGTGAGTTGATTAAATGACCATGAATGAAAGTCAGATACAAAACTTTGAGTACGAAGTTTGAGAACCCCTGATagataatataataacaatgaAAGTCTCCACACACAGGGGTTCTTTAGTCGACTTTTACACACATAAAAGTCATCTCAAGGCCTGCATTGAGATTTTATGGTAAAAATTTTCGCCACTGTGAAATACAgttgacaacaaaaaaatgttaaatgatgaaaaattctGTCCCTTTAACACAGTTTTGACTGTAGCCAAAGTCAAATAAGAAAGAAGTCAGTTTTACTTATTACAGTGAAAAGGCTCATGCTTAAAAACAACTGCAGCGACACTCAGTACACCCTCGATTAGTGAAATTccattcttgttttttctttgtatatttatacgcttttatttttgatgacagattCATCCTCTTGTGTGTTGATGGCACCAGTCTGTCACGTATCTGCTATTTatgttctgttggattcaagtAAGGCGACATACCTgaacatgttttcacttttgtaCTTTGTGCTTTTTGCAGTACTTCAAGCActgacacaaaaatgttgatGTAGAGCTGAGTTTTGGTATAGACCCTTTTCAATCATGAGACAGGTTTTCTGTTGAGTATACAAGTATTGAAAGCTGCTGACTGTGCACTGTTTCACTAAACTGAAAATGGATCATAACACATCGAGGAGTCATAGCTAGAGCTAGTTTGTAAAACCGATTCTTCTTTTGGCAACACACCCTCAGTCCCACACACTATGTAGTAGAAAATAAAGACACGTAGATAATTGTagtgcaaacaacaaaaaccctcTACGTTTCTTTAACacacaaaggaaacacaacatGCCAGATCATCACCTTACGTGTGATGCCAATAGTTTTGGGATGGTGGTTTAGGCGTTGCCATGGCAGTAGGTTGTGATATTCTGAGGTGCGAAATGCAGAGCCGCGCCAGTAGAGGTTCCAGTCTTCCTCCTCGCGCTCATCTTCATCGTATTCCTCCCATCCTCGCTCCAGAAGCACCTCTCTCACCACCTCTGGACCTCTGTCATGCAGTCTGAACACCAGGGATGCAGCCATGTAGCATTGTAACCTACACATATAGCAGATTTTTGACACCACAACATACTGGTTATAtgccattatttatttatgtaggGACAAGGCTGTATTTGTTACTAAAACGCACCTTGCTGCCATTTTAAGAGGATTATCGAGCATGACACTTTCACTGAATAGGCCACTTTGTATAACCATGACTGAAATGTGTGCAGCATTGTTCTGCTTCATGTTTGTAGAGCTGTAGTTAAGAATGTCTAGAACAGGTTCAGGTGGCTTATTGTTACAAGGACGCTAAAGTGTTGAGTTTTCAGATCTCCTACTGGCCTGGTGATGGTGACAAAATTATGTATTGTGTTACAAGTGTCTTTTATCCATGGAGCccagcatgttttatttttgacttacAGTTGTGTAGCTTACTGGCTAAACCAAAGGATGTCTATTCAAGAAGGAACTTTCAAAAAATAACCCAGGGCTGAAGGAGCTAAACGTGACCCATTGGTCGTATTGGTGCTTAAATACTTTAGGTTTATATTCTGGTGCTAACAAGTGTCCAACTATCAGATTTCTTTCATTCCACTTCCTCTAGAGATATAACTCCACTCTGGATGGTTCCATAAGCAGTAAAGTTGAGctgctttctgcttttacatatttacacttAAACAGTTTATCTCCTGGCTGCTCTCACAGTaccttgtttgtgtgtgagctAAAGAATATAAATGGTAAATCTGAGAAGCCCAAACAAACCTGACACTGTCTAcccatttacacagaaagaggaATGAGACTAAACCTCACACTAACAAATACCTAATCAAAGttaatgcattcattttgaaaaaaagagcTGCATTTCAAACTCACAAAGAtgaacaaatgcacacaattgtattaataataatagtcaCAGTTACAGATATTTCCTCACTAAAGTTTGcagtaaaatgaagaaaagcaagaaataaCACCCTAACCATACTTGGTATATTACTATGGTAATACGCAAAACAATTGTCTTACCTTTAAACTGAAGGCACAATAACTAAAAGTGTTCTTACTGTGAGGTGACAGAAGGGCAGATAGTGAGTCTGTCCTTTCAGCTGCATCAGTGTGGTGTTCAGAGGCGGTCTGTTCGATTAGCTCCTCCTACTGACAAAAGCAGACACTAACAGGAACATACAGTCAAACAGGAGCCATCTATCATACACAACAATGGTTGTCAGATGCATCAATGTCTCTTGTTAGATCTGCATTATTGTCGTAGACTGCTGCTATCATAGAGATTAATGCACTGATGAACGATGGACAATGCTGCTGTTAAATGTGCGTCAGAAGGGTCTGTGTATTTTAGTCTCGGATTATAATGAAGTCAAATCCAAAACCTAAAACACGCTTAACACTGAATTTAACTAACTCCTCTGGACAAGGTCAACAAAAACAGGTGTCACAAAAGTGgaacagttttattgtattgtttttgatgGTAGGGGTGTACCTGATAAAGATTCTCCTGAATGCatgtctttgtttacattttacactAGTTGCTCTTTGTTATGCTAACTTATGCTCACTTAACCATTTCCATGTGTCCAAttagtttatggtctcaatcattAGTTTCACAACTTTTTAAATAAGTCATGATGTTAATGTTTGGTTTCTAAAGAGCTAGATGACCAAACATGAGGTTTCAAAACggtagtccacaaaccagtAGTTGATGTCATAATTGCTACAGCCatcatttatgtatttgtatacatacactactgctcaaaagtttggggtcatcaaGGCAATTTcaaattttccatgaaaactcacacttttattcatgtgctaacataaatgcacaaggcttttctaatcatcagttagtctttcaacaccttTAGATatcacaatgtagcattagaacacaggagcgatggttgctggaaatgttcctctgtacctctatgtagatattccattaaaaatcatccatttccatctagaatagtcatttaccacattggcAATGtatggactgtatttctgattaatgttatcttcattgaagaaaactgcttttctttcaaaaataaggacatttctggtgaccccaaacgtttgaacggtagtataggTGTGTCCTATGTTTCACGTTCTTGCAGGGAGGAGCTATGAGAGAGGTCCGAGTGACGGACGCAAGAAGACATGGTGTCATAATGAAAATAAGTCATTCAACTAGCAGACTGAACAAACATCCCCACAATGCCACTCAGTATTGTTAAATTCAAGGCTGAATGAACCTCCCCAGGGGGCAAAGACTTCTTGCTGTTCCCCTACCAAAGCTTACAACTTTATTACCGCCACAGGCTCTTGCAAAAAAGTCATCAGTTAGTCGACAGAAAATTACTCTGCAACAAATCCAATGATTGAATTACAGTCTAAGTGCAAAAATTCACTTGTTACATCTATTTATtagtaaatattttatttatatatatatatatatatatatatatatatatatatatgtgtgtgtgtgtgtgtgtgtgtgtgtgtatgtacacacacatatgaataTATACAGAtagaaatgagcaaaataaatatagaaatcaAAGTGGAATActgcaaatatatatacaagGTGAAGGTGAATGTATGTTGAACACAGTTTGCAGGTTGATTGTTGAGTCTATTGTTTCAGGTTCAGCAGGTGGACAGCCTGTGGGATgaagctcctcctcatcctttcTGTGTTTGCCTTCAGGCAGCGGTAATGCTGCCCTGAcggcagcagagagaacagtctGTGGCTGGGGTGGAT contains the following coding sequences:
- the ttll2 gene encoding probable tubulin polyglutamylase TTLL2; its protein translation is MAYNQYVVVSKICYMCRLQCYMAASLVFRLHDRGPEVVREVLLERGWEEYDEDEREEEDWNLYWRGSAFRTSEYHNLLPWQRLNHHPKTIGITRKDCLARNLRRMKATSGSSLYDFSPTAFILPNDYTRFLAEHNKLRLVRGPSTYWICKPVDLSRGRGIFIFKDIKDLVYDCSVIVQRYISNPLLISGYKFDLRIYVCVKSFHPLTVYIHQEGLVRFATEKYNLSSLHNLYAHLTNTSINKFGPFYKTEKGRVGQGCKWTMSKFRHFLYSQDINELLLWQRINNIVTLTLLTIAPSVPSCPNCVELFGFDILIDVKFKPWLLEVNYSPALTLDCQADIAVKKGLISDLIDLMNYTAVDGLRDRAYQKHKYKQPCVNTNYASHISIPALSQVKNPKFQRKSRDGKAQQTLTLPLLKPLRQSEKMNQRKPRQHAFVANYQRRLPPVDLDDIYAARGRMINTPKTHTDQSLHLILGPDSRTNVSVVNRQTCPTLASNLTDNRSLHVSEVTNHDNTETEAEISRETDASSTIPDTQQRGLGLRRSAVSWKLPNIYSGSQRPGRIPVEGTMALNGQCIPPLRVGDFIRTFPFNTATLKASQHKLDVTIILQQLHKLTGQLASGQSDKTKWRREDEVKKNTGSKDDFDSLLWGPKDPPLFSQCFKPI